In Candidatus Nomurabacteria bacterium, the following proteins share a genomic window:
- the uvrA gene encoding excinuclease ABC subunit UvrA, translating to MANKPSKKSRVTWQSDSEQKIIVRGARTHNLKNIDVSMPRGKMIAITGPSGSGKSSLAFDTIFAEGQRRYVESLSPYARQFLNKLQKPDVDEISGLSPAISIDQKSASRNPRSTVATITEIYDYLRILYARIGQPYCLDVDVPIQKLSQDEILNIILNSIESKEVKAATKKQSRQVLGIELSKGRVAIFAPVVVGRKGEYYQLLYDLLGKGFETVKIDGEIKQLREKIILTKTKRHDIDVLIDEIYISEFTDDPKGSRERLSEAVELALHEANGMVKIESPDGSVRTLSAKFICPIDGSSFPEVEPRLFSFNSPYGACSECNGLGVVGIFQSDTCPTCKGARLRPEALRVYLGGDGKKDLGINIVSFTQMTIKQATDFINRLELTKKQQDIAWPALREIIQRLDFMNNVGIEYLTLDRRANTLSGGEAQRIRLASQLGSGLVGALYVLDEPTIGLHQRDNDRLIRTLTELRDLGNTIIVVEHDEDTIHASDYLVDIGPKAGVHGGEVIVSDYLDTLLNAPDNKSKSVTLDYLRGTKKITVPDRRTSEKGAIKIRGGKAFNIKNLNVDIPLGKLICVTGVSGSGKSTFMYEIVDKNLKSRLEKRYRTPHTYNCKTFTGTEYLGRSCLIDQSPIGRTPRSNPATYTGAFTHIRDMFAATSEARARGWKPGRFSFNVKGGRCEACQGNGQVAVEMHFLPTVYVTCDICDGKRFTKETLEVTYKGRNINEVLHMTVEDGYQFFNDVPAIAERLRTLIEVGLGYLELGQSATTLSGGEAQRVKIASELYKPHTQKTIYLLDEPTVGLHYEDVRKLIEILQQLVNHGNTVMVIEHNLDLVKSADYIIDIGPEGGENGGDLVAKGTPEEIAENPKSHTGHYLKKIL from the coding sequence ATGGCAAATAAACCAAGCAAAAAAAGCAGAGTGACCTGGCAATCGGATTCTGAACAAAAGATTATTGTTCGTGGTGCCCGAACGCATAACTTAAAAAATATTGATGTTTCGATGCCGCGCGGCAAAATGATTGCCATCACCGGCCCATCTGGCTCAGGTAAATCGTCCTTAGCTTTTGATACTATCTTTGCAGAAGGACAGCGCCGGTACGTGGAGTCGCTTTCGCCCTATGCTCGCCAATTTCTAAACAAGCTACAAAAACCAGATGTCGATGAAATCAGCGGCCTATCACCAGCTATCTCTATTGACCAAAAATCTGCATCACGAAACCCACGTTCAACCGTCGCTACCATCACTGAAATATATGATTATCTCCGTATTTTATACGCTCGAATTGGACAACCTTACTGTTTAGATGTAGATGTTCCGATTCAAAAGCTTTCGCAAGACGAGATATTAAATATCATTCTTAACTCGATTGAATCCAAAGAAGTTAAAGCTGCTACCAAGAAACAATCTAGGCAAGTGTTAGGCATTGAATTATCTAAAGGGCGAGTCGCAATATTTGCACCCGTAGTGGTGGGCAGGAAAGGGGAATACTACCAACTCCTCTACGATCTTCTAGGCAAAGGCTTTGAAACAGTAAAAATTGATGGCGAGATAAAGCAGCTCAGAGAAAAAATTATTCTCACCAAGACAAAACGTCACGACATTGATGTTCTAATTGACGAAATCTATATTAGTGAATTCACCGACGACCCAAAAGGTTCAAGAGAACGACTTTCGGAAGCAGTCGAATTGGCTCTTCATGAAGCAAATGGAATGGTTAAGATTGAAAGTCCAGATGGATCAGTCCGCACCCTATCAGCAAAATTTATTTGCCCAATTGACGGGTCTTCATTTCCCGAAGTAGAACCGAGACTTTTTTCATTTAACTCACCTTATGGTGCCTGTTCTGAATGTAATGGTCTGGGTGTAGTTGGTATATTTCAAAGTGACACCTGTCCAACCTGTAAAGGGGCTAGACTTAGGCCGGAAGCCTTACGTGTATATCTTGGTGGAGATGGTAAAAAAGATCTCGGTATTAATATCGTCTCTTTCACCCAAATGACTATTAAGCAAGCTACAGATTTCATTAACAGATTAGAGCTTACTAAAAAACAACAAGATATCGCCTGGCCGGCCCTTCGAGAGATTATACAACGCCTCGACTTCATGAATAATGTTGGTATTGAATATCTTACTCTGGATAGACGAGCCAACACCTTATCTGGTGGAGAAGCGCAGCGAATCCGCCTAGCTTCGCAGTTAGGGTCTGGTTTAGTTGGAGCTTTGTACGTACTGGACGAACCGACTATTGGACTACATCAACGCGATAATGACCGACTGATTAGGACCCTAACCGAACTTAGAGATCTCGGTAATACGATTATTGTGGTTGAACATGATGAAGACACGATTCATGCTTCAGATTATCTGGTCGATATCGGCCCAAAGGCTGGGGTGCATGGTGGGGAAGTGATAGTATCGGACTATCTAGACACACTTCTAAATGCACCAGACAATAAATCCAAATCTGTTACTCTAGACTACTTGCGCGGTACAAAGAAAATTACAGTACCTGACAGACGTACGAGTGAGAAAGGTGCCATCAAAATCCGTGGTGGAAAGGCATTTAATATAAAAAATCTTAACGTAGACATACCACTCGGTAAGCTTATCTGTGTAACCGGAGTTTCCGGCTCAGGTAAGTCAACCTTCATGTATGAAATAGTAGACAAAAATCTAAAGTCACGTCTAGAAAAGAGGTACCGCACTCCACACACTTACAACTGTAAGACCTTTACCGGCACTGAGTATCTTGGCCGATCATGTCTAATTGACCAATCGCCAATTGGCAGAACACCACGCAGTAACCCGGCTACCTATACCGGTGCCTTTACTCACATTCGCGATATGTTTGCCGCCACTAGCGAAGCTAGGGCTAGAGGCTGGAAACCTGGCCGCTTTAGCTTCAACGTTAAGGGTGGGCGTTGTGAAGCCTGTCAAGGCAACGGGCAAGTGGCTGTAGAGATGCACTTTTTACCAACTGTTTATGTGACTTGCGATATCTGTGACGGTAAACGCTTCACTAAAGAAACTTTGGAGGTCACTTACAAAGGTCGCAACATTAACGAAGTCTTACACATGACCGTTGAAGATGGTTATCAATTTTTCAACGACGTACCCGCCATCGCTGAACGTCTCAGAACCTTAATTGAAGTTGGTCTTGGCTACTTAGAGTTAGGTCAAAGTGCCACAACCTTATCAGGTGGAGAAGCGCAGCGAGTCAAAATCGCTTCGGAGCTCTATAAGCCGCACACTCAAAAAACCATTTATCTACTAGACGAGCCAACTGTGGGGCTCCATTATGAGGATGTCAGAAAGCTAATTGAAATACTCCAACAACTAGTGAATCACGGTAACACCGTTATGGTGATTGAACATAATCTTGATTTAGTTAAATCAGCTGATTACATTATTGACATCGGACCGGAGGGTGGAGAAAACGGAGGTGACTTGGTTGCTAAAGGTACTCCGGAGGAGATAGCAGAAAACCCCAAGTCACACACTGGCCACTACCTCAAAAAAATACTATAA
- a CDS encoding GIY-YIG nuclease family protein, with product MTKADLNLSKLPDSPGVYFFIGRKKEILYIGKATSIKQRVKSYFTNDLTEKRSELIAKMVKEALQVEFTVTDSVIEALILETNLIRTHKPLYNTRTKDDKSYNHLIITKETWPRVLVVRGKDLSEKYTEDQLQYTFGPFISASLLKEALKITRKLFKFYDTKKSVERSKSKLARGIIDFNRQIGLYPKETDIKTYKRNIHQLALFFSGQKEQIIKELEKEMMQLAKKEKFEEANYTKKKIFALKHIQDIALVKDDYRTYKDDTKQRIEAYDVAHHASKDMVAVMTVIENGETRKSEYRKFKIKTVTKANDPEALKETLTRRLNHSEWPLPQIIVVDGNIVQKRVAERVLKTLNLTIPVVAVVKNDQHKVDRIIASDKILKTHKFDILLANAEAHRFAISFHRRKARLSLLK from the coding sequence ATGACCAAGGCAGATCTTAACCTAAGTAAATTACCGGATAGTCCTGGTGTGTACTTTTTTATTGGAAGAAAGAAAGAAATACTTTACATTGGAAAAGCTACATCCATCAAACAGCGGGTAAAAAGCTATTTCACGAATGATCTAACGGAAAAACGGTCAGAACTAATAGCTAAAATGGTAAAAGAGGCACTACAAGTTGAATTTACAGTTACGGATAGTGTCATAGAAGCACTAATACTAGAAACCAATCTAATCCGCACTCACAAACCACTCTACAACACTCGCACCAAGGACGACAAAAGCTACAACCACTTAATAATTACCAAAGAAACTTGGCCCAGAGTTTTGGTTGTGAGAGGTAAAGATCTAAGTGAAAAATATACCGAGGATCAGCTCCAGTATACCTTCGGACCTTTTATTAGCGCCAGCCTCCTTAAAGAGGCACTGAAAATTACTAGAAAATTATTCAAGTTCTACGATACAAAAAAATCAGTAGAGCGGTCCAAAAGCAAATTGGCCCGCGGCATTATAGATTTCAATCGACAAATTGGACTCTACCCGAAAGAAACTGACATTAAGACGTACAAAAGAAATATACACCAATTAGCTCTTTTTTTCTCGGGTCAGAAAGAGCAAATCATAAAAGAATTGGAGAAAGAAATGATGCAATTAGCCAAGAAAGAGAAATTCGAAGAAGCGAACTATACCAAAAAGAAGATCTTCGCTTTGAAGCATATTCAGGATATTGCTCTTGTAAAAGATGATTACCGAACCTACAAGGACGACACCAAACAGAGAATTGAGGCTTACGATGTTGCACACCACGCCAGTAAAGATATGGTGGCCGTAATGACTGTCATAGAAAATGGCGAGACAAGGAAAAGTGAATATCGTAAATTCAAAATAAAGACAGTAACTAAAGCCAATGACCCAGAGGCTCTTAAAGAAACACTAACTCGAAGGCTAAATCATTCAGAATGGCCGCTACCACAAATAATTGTAGTTGACGGTAACATCGTCCAAAAAAGGGTAGCTGAACGAGTTTTAAAAACTCTTAATTTAACAATACCAGTAGTGGCAGTTGTAAAAAATGATCAACATAAGGTAGACAGGATTATAGCCAGCGACAAGATATTAAAAACACACAAATTTGACATTCTTCTTGCTAACGCCGAAGCTCACCGTTTTGCTATTAGCTTTCATCGAAGGAAAGCTCGTTTATCTCTACTTAAATAA
- a CDS encoding D-alanine--D-alanine ligase → MLQQFVAVIRGGPSSEYSVSMNTGMAVLDSLRSQVYRVVDIVISRDGDWLREGKTVTPEIALEGIDTVFIALHGTYAEDGEVQRILRRLRIPYNGSGPLASAIAFNKLLTKETLMRYGVLMPKHVNLKRTDIQNIDDIISSVEVEFGPEYIIKPLSNGSSIGVQLVHAGQPLKQAVLDSLSTFDSILVEELVRGKEATSAILENYRGEDIYSFPAIEIALQPDTQFFSNEAKYSKPTEVICPARFSFEERELLSEVTQLVHKTLNLRQYSRSDFIVRDGKVYFLEVNTLPGLTKSSLYPKAAEAVGMTFDQLVEHLVQTSSICE, encoded by the coding sequence ATGTTACAACAATTTGTAGCCGTCATTAGAGGTGGACCAAGTTCAGAATATTCTGTGTCGATGAATACCGGCATGGCTGTTTTAGATTCTTTAAGAAGCCAAGTTTACCGAGTTGTCGATATAGTTATTTCTAGGGACGGAGACTGGCTTCGAGAAGGTAAGACGGTTACTCCAGAAATTGCACTGGAAGGTATTGATACTGTTTTCATTGCTTTGCACGGAACTTATGCCGAAGACGGAGAAGTCCAAAGAATACTAAGACGTCTACGTATACCATACAATGGTAGCGGGCCTTTAGCATCAGCTATTGCTTTCAATAAACTACTAACGAAAGAAACGCTAATGCGCTATGGTGTTCTAATGCCCAAACACGTAAACCTCAAGAGGACAGACATTCAAAATATTGATGACATAATTTCTAGCGTAGAAGTTGAATTTGGTCCCGAGTACATTATTAAACCTCTCAGCAATGGATCATCAATTGGTGTTCAGCTTGTCCATGCCGGTCAACCGTTAAAACAAGCTGTTTTGGATAGCTTATCTACATTCGATAGCATTCTGGTCGAAGAGCTTGTCCGCGGAAAAGAAGCAACCAGTGCTATACTTGAAAATTATCGCGGAGAGGATATCTATAGTTTTCCAGCCATTGAAATAGCCTTGCAGCCAGACACACAATTCTTTAGCAACGAGGCTAAATATTCTAAACCTACCGAAGTAATTTGTCCCGCTAGATTCTCATTTGAAGAACGCGAGCTACTCTCTGAAGTCACCCAGCTTGTTCATAAGACACTCAATCTACGTCAATATTCACGAAGTGACTTTATAGTTCGAGACGGCAAGGTTTACTTCCTGGAAGTAAACACGTTGCCCGGACTGACAAAATCTTCACTGTACCCCAAGGCAGCCGAGGCGGTAGGAATGACATTTGACCAACTGGTAGAACATTTGGTCCAAACTTCTAGTATCTGTGAGTAA
- a CDS encoding alpha/beta hydrolase: MKEIIILHGTGSTPDSYWHPYLKSQLERAGHRVQIPQLPNSELPKLEEQLSYVLKNCQLSTETVLVGHSSGVPLILGILQEISSRIATSIMISGFFKSIGGVTQS, from the coding sequence ATGAAAGAGATAATTATACTACATGGTACCGGTAGCACTCCAGATTCATACTGGCACCCATATTTAAAATCTCAACTTGAAAGAGCAGGACACAGAGTTCAAATACCTCAATTACCCAACTCTGAGCTACCTAAACTCGAAGAGCAGCTGTCCTATGTACTAAAAAATTGCCAACTGAGTACAGAGACTGTTTTAGTTGGACACTCATCAGGGGTACCGCTTATACTAGGAATACTTCAGGAAATAAGCAGTAGAATTGCCACATCTATTATGATTAGTGGTTTCTTTAAATCAATTGGGGGGGTAACTCAAAGCTGA
- a CDS encoding methionine adenosyltransferase domain-containing protein: MSTLMKTAESVTPSHPDKICDQISDAILDACLKEDPNTRAAIEVLGGHGLITICGELTTKAHVNMRDVATRVYKDLGYKEQIGVTINVVEQSPEIGSGVDAEGAGDQGIMVGYATSETSESLPLELVLARKLTKAMGPRDGKAQVTVQDGKVVKVLTSVCEHCDYDDTELEKVIEEEITPHLHEKVTGLKDIWMRNPNGRWTVGGFAADTGLTGRKLAVDNYGPNIPLGGGCFSGKDATKVDRSGAYMARRIAVDYLKERKASEVYVHLAYAIGVAEPVMAVVTIDGVQEEVKGYDLKPQAIIKTLDLKSPKFEQTAKHGHFGNGFSWDA; the protein is encoded by the coding sequence ATGAGCACCTTAATGAAAACCGCCGAATCAGTAACTCCTTCACATCCAGATAAGATATGCGACCAAATAAGCGACGCTATACTAGATGCTTGTCTAAAGGAAGATCCTAATACCAGGGCAGCGATTGAAGTCTTGGGAGGACATGGACTTATTACTATCTGCGGTGAACTCACAACCAAAGCGCATGTAAATATGCGTGACGTAGCCACTAGAGTATACAAGGATCTTGGCTACAAAGAACAAATTGGAGTCACTATCAATGTAGTAGAACAAAGCCCTGAAATAGGCAGTGGTGTTGATGCTGAGGGGGCAGGGGACCAAGGAATAATGGTCGGTTACGCTACAAGCGAAACCTCAGAATCATTACCACTAGAGCTAGTATTAGCGAGAAAGCTTACCAAAGCTATGGGCCCAAGAGACGGTAAAGCCCAGGTAACAGTACAGGATGGAAAAGTAGTAAAAGTTCTAACATCAGTTTGTGAACACTGTGATTATGATGATACAGAGCTAGAAAAAGTGATAGAAGAAGAAATTACTCCACACTTACATGAAAAAGTTACCGGTCTAAAGGACATCTGGATGAGAAATCCAAACGGGCGCTGGACCGTTGGTGGATTTGCAGCCGACACCGGACTAACTGGTAGAAAACTCGCAGTAGACAACTACGGACCAAATATTCCACTCGGTGGCGGATGTTTTTCCGGTAAAGACGCCACCAAGGTAGACCGAAGTGGGGCTTATATGGCAAGAAGAATAGCTGTAGACTATTTAAAAGAAAGAAAGGCTTCTGAAGTATATGTACACTTAGCTTATGCCATTGGTGTAGCAGAGCCGGTAATGGCAGTAGTTACTATAGACGGTGTACAGGAAGAAGTAAAAGGCTATGACTTAAAACCGCAAGCTATCATCAAAACACTGGATTTAAAGTCGCCAAAATTTGAACAGACAGCAAAACACGGACACTTTGGAAATGGATTTAGCTGGGACGCTTAA
- a CDS encoding phosphomannomutase/phosphoglucomutase, which produces MSFDHLKTIYRDYDIRGKYPEEINEKEVKKIAKALTKHFDVKKVAVGYDVRPSAESLFDAIASGFNESGVDVVNIGLCTTPMSYHMCGSSDVDMTVMITASHMPSDYNGLKITIEDSKPVTSDVLKTIRDIVGNHTFSEEVQHGNVINHSMQEDWIKKFKVKHDLTNSNISIVIDPANLIGILEIDTFKAFEPDIKVHTIFDDFDHTAPNHEANPIKHETLVHLGREVVDKKAHLGVAFDGDADRLGFVDETGTPIASDIIGALLARYILGKNEGGVVVCDIRSSKAVVEEIERLGGRAVREKVGHTNIRGRMREEDAVLGIELSGHFFFKESYFSEGGPLAAFIIMELINREKKTLSQLVAEVKNYYHSGEINSTVTREAADIYKDLEEYFEDMKVNKLDGLTLEADDWWCNVRPSANDPVMRLNLEANTEELMKEMRDKALEIIRAS; this is translated from the coding sequence GTGTCATTCGATCACCTAAAAACTATTTACCGAGATTACGATATTAGAGGTAAGTATCCGGAGGAAATTAATGAGAAGGAAGTAAAAAAAATTGCCAAAGCGCTGACCAAACATTTTGATGTAAAAAAAGTAGCGGTTGGATATGATGTTAGACCATCAGCAGAAAGTTTGTTTGATGCCATTGCCAGTGGTTTTAATGAAAGCGGTGTAGATGTGGTAAATATCGGTCTGTGTACTACTCCTATGTCCTATCACATGTGTGGGTCTAGTGATGTAGATATGACTGTTATGATTACCGCTTCTCACATGCCTTCAGATTACAATGGCTTAAAGATTACTATTGAAGACTCAAAGCCGGTGACTAGTGATGTTTTGAAAACAATTCGGGATATTGTGGGTAATCACACCTTTTCAGAGGAAGTTCAGCATGGAAATGTTATTAATCATTCCATGCAGGAAGATTGGATTAAAAAATTTAAGGTAAAGCATGATTTAACAAATTCAAATATTTCAATTGTTATTGATCCGGCAAATCTAATTGGTATATTAGAAATAGATACTTTTAAAGCCTTTGAGCCAGACATAAAAGTACATACTATTTTTGATGATTTTGATCACACTGCTCCAAATCACGAAGCTAACCCAATTAAACATGAAACTTTAGTTCATTTAGGAAGAGAGGTGGTTGATAAAAAGGCTCATCTCGGTGTGGCTTTTGATGGAGATGCGGATAGGCTTGGCTTTGTGGATGAAACAGGAACCCCTATTGCTAGTGATATTATTGGTGCTTTATTGGCCCGCTATATTTTAGGTAAAAACGAAGGTGGTGTAGTGGTCTGTGATATCAGGTCATCCAAAGCTGTTGTCGAAGAAATTGAACGACTGGGAGGTAGAGCGGTTCGTGAAAAAGTTGGTCACACCAATATTAGAGGCAGGATGCGTGAAGAGGATGCTGTACTGGGAATTGAGCTTTCAGGTCACTTTTTCTTTAAAGAATCTTATTTTTCTGAAGGTGGCCCGTTGGCAGCTTTTATTATCATGGAATTAATTAACAGAGAGAAAAAAACCCTCAGTCAATTGGTTGCCGAGGTGAAGAATTATTATCATTCAGGCGAGATCAACAGCACTGTCACCAGAGAAGCGGCTGACATCTACAAAGATCTTGAAGAGTATTTTGAAGACATGAAGGTTAATAAACTTGATGGCCTTACTCTAGAAGCAGATGATTGGTGGTGTAATGTTCGACCCTCTGCTAACGATCCAGTCATGCGGCTAAATCTAGAGGCTAATACAGAAGAGTTAATGAAAGAAATGAGAGACAAGGCTTTGGAGATAATTAGAGCAAGTTAA
- the pyrC gene encoding dihydroorotase — MKTEITITKPDDWHLHVRDGSAIQTVLPYSARQFARAIIMPNLKPPIVNVQMALDYRQRIVRTTPVGLSFDPLMTIYLTDDTTPKDIMEAAKSPCILGAKLYPAGVTTNSGDGVTDIWRRHEVFEAMQECELPLLLHGESLVDKHGNELDIFDREPYFIENVLSELVDEYEGLKIVLEHITTREAVDFVMSSREGIAATITAHHLLENRNAIFRGGIQPHNYCLPILKSEEDREALVGTAISGNPKFFLGTDSAPHARSMKENACGCAGIFTAHAALELYAEAFEQAGALDKLESFASFHGADFYGLPRNTDTITLRKETWQIPKSIPYTQGNVLIPFRAGKNMSWKLVA; from the coding sequence GTGAAGACAGAAATCACAATTACAAAGCCAGACGACTGGCATCTACACGTACGTGACGGATCGGCAATACAGACAGTATTACCATACAGTGCTAGGCAATTTGCTCGAGCTATAATAATGCCGAACCTTAAGCCGCCGATAGTGAATGTGCAGATGGCTCTCGACTACAGACAACGTATAGTCAGAACTACACCAGTAGGATTGTCATTTGACCCTCTCATGACGATCTACCTTACAGATGACACCACTCCAAAAGACATTATGGAGGCAGCTAAGTCACCATGTATTCTAGGTGCTAAACTCTATCCGGCAGGAGTCACTACAAATTCAGGCGATGGTGTTACTGACATCTGGAGACGTCATGAGGTTTTCGAGGCTATGCAAGAGTGCGAGTTGCCATTATTGCTCCACGGGGAATCGCTGGTGGACAAACATGGTAATGAGCTGGACATTTTTGATCGAGAACCCTATTTTATTGAAAATGTTTTATCAGAACTGGTTGATGAATACGAAGGACTAAAAATCGTCTTGGAGCACATCACCACTCGCGAGGCAGTTGATTTTGTAATGAGCAGCAGAGAAGGAATAGCTGCCACCATTACCGCTCACCACTTACTTGAAAATCGTAATGCAATATTTAGAGGTGGTATTCAGCCACACAATTATTGCCTTCCGATTTTAAAGTCTGAAGAAGATCGTGAAGCTTTAGTGGGCACTGCCATTTCTGGTAATCCTAAGTTTTTTCTAGGTACCGACTCAGCCCCACATGCAAGAAGCATGAAAGAAAACGCTTGCGGCTGCGCCGGTATATTTACCGCTCACGCTGCCCTTGAGCTCTACGCTGAAGCATTTGAACAAGCTGGAGCCCTAGATAAACTAGAGTCTTTTGCCAGCTTTCACGGCGCTGACTTTTACGGCTTACCGAGGAATACTGACACCATCACTTTACGAAAGGAGACTTGGCAGATTCCCAAAAGCATCCCATACACACAAGGTAATGTGCTAATACCGTTTAGAGCTGGAAAAAATATGAGCTGGAAGCTCGTAGCATAA